The Pelodiscus sinensis isolate JC-2024 chromosome 10, ASM4963464v1, whole genome shotgun sequence genome has a segment encoding these proteins:
- the SLC33A1 gene encoding acetyl-coenzyme A transporter 1, whose protein sequence is MSPTISYKDSSRQRRPGGYHHSMDMEIKPPPPTVDMDNHTERLGDEDTEALLQELNSPSCVVPRGYRAELGSILLLLFLYVLQGIPLGLAGSIPLILQSKNVSYTDQAFFSFVFWPFSLKLLWAPLVDAVYFKSFGRRKSWLVPTQYILGFFMMYLSTQVDFLLGDVEGKSPDVVALTVTFFLFEFLAATQDIAVDGWALTMLSRENVGYASTCNSVGQTAGYFLGNVLFLALESASFCNKYLRLQPQPKGIVTLSDFLFFWGAVFLVTTTLVALLKKENKEVAPSKEETKGITDTYKLLLSIIKMPAVLTFCILILTAKVGFSAADAVTGLKLVEEGVPKEHLALLAVPMVPLQIILPLIISKYTAGPQPLNIFYKAMPFRLLIGLEFAFLVWWTPNVHHEGGFPIYYYIVVLLSYALHQITLYSMYVAIMAFNAKVSDPLIGGTYMTLLNTVSNLGGNWPATVALWLVDPLTVKECVGAEEQNCGTTAAAELCTKLGGSCVTTLDGYYVESIICVALGFIWWFLLGPKFKKLQDERPSSWKCKRTN, encoded by the exons ATGAGTCCAACCATCTCTTACAAGGACAGCAGCCGGCAGCGCCGGCCTGGCGGCTACCACCACTCCATGGACATGGAGATCAAGCCCCCACCACCAACTGTAGACATGGATAATCACACTGAGAGACTAGGAGACGAAGACACAGAGGCATTGCTCCAGGAACTTAACTCACCATCCTGCGTGGTACCCCGAGGATATCGGGCAGAACTGGGTAGTATCCTGCTCCTCCTTTTTCTATATGTGCTACAGGGAATCccgctggggctggcaggcagcatCCCACTCATCTTGCAGAGCAAGAATGTCAGCTATACGGACCAGGCTTTTTTCAGCTTTGTCTTTTGGCCTTTCAGTCTCAAGCTGCTCTGGGCCCCATTGGTGGATGCAGTCTACTTTAAGAGCTTTGGCCGTCGcaagtcctggcttgtgcccacTCAATACATCTTGGGTTTTTTTATGATGTACTTGTCCACGCAGGTAGACTTCTTGTTAGGAGATGTGGAGGGCAAGAGTCCTGATGTGGTGGCCCtcactgtgactttttttttgtttgagttcctggctgccacacaggacaTTGCAGTGGATGGCTGGGCACTGACTATGTTGTCCCGGGAGAATGTGGGCTATGCTTCCACATGTAACTCTGTTGGCCAAACAGCAGGTTATTTCTTGGGAAATGTGTTGTTCTTGGCCCTGGAATCTGCTTCCTTCTGTAACAAATATTTGCGGCTTCAACCTCAACCCAAAGGAATTGTTACGCTTTCAG ATTTCCTATTTTTCTGGGGAGCTGTCTTCTTGGTAACTACCACTTTAGTTGCCCTcttgaaaaaggaaaacaaggaaGTAGCACCAtcaaaagaagaaacaaaaggcATCACtgatacatacaaactgcttttGTCAATAATCAAAATGCCGGCAGTTCTTACTTTCTGTATCCTGATTTTAACAGCAAAA GTTGGCTTCTCGGCAGCTGATGCAGTAACAGGACTTAAATTGGTGGAAGAAGGAGTACCTAAAGAACACTTAGCTCTATTAGCTGTTCCAATGGTACCTTTACAGATAATACTGCCTCTGATCATCAGCAAATACACTGCAGGTCCACAGCCACTGAATATATTTTACAAAGCCATGCCTTTTag GTTATTGATAGGCTTGGAATTTGCTTTTTTGGTTTGGTGGACTCCTAATGTGCACCATGAAGGAGGATTTCCTATCTATTACTATATTGTGGTATTGCTGAGTTACGCTTTACATCAG ATTACGTTGTACAGCATGTATGTTGCTATAATGGCTTTCAATGCCAAAGTTAGTGATCCACTGATTGGAGGAACGTATATGACTCTTCTAAACACTGTGTCAAATTTGGGAGGAAACTGGCCTGCTACAGTAGCTCTTTGGCTTGTGGATCCACTTACAGTGAAAGAATGTGTAGGTGCAGAGGAACAGAATTGTGGAACTACAGCTGCTGCGGAA CTCTGTACAAAACTTGGTGGCTCTTGTGTTACGACGCTGGATGGTTATTATGTTGAATCCATAATATGCGTTGCTCTGGGATTTATCTGGTGGTTCCTTCTTGGGCCAAAATTTAAAAAGCTGCAGGATGAAAGACCATCTTCATGGAAGTGCAAGAGGACCAACTGA